AAGTAGGCTGATGATTCCTTGGATTAGATGCCCAGCTTCCCCGCTTGTTTCATTTGATAGAACACCTTAGTCTACTGTAGGAGAGTCAGATTCAAGGATGATTTGTCTAAGCTCCATTTGTAGAGCTAGTAAAATGCCAGCATCCAAAGCAATAATTTGTGTCTCCGGAACCAAGTAGTGACTTGGAAGGGTCTTGCTCAAGCTAGCTGTGACTGATTCGTTAGAATCGCTAATCACCACCCCAACATTAGAGTTCCTTTCATCATTTGATGTCGCACCATccatgtttattttataaacacCAGCTGGAGGTTTTTTCCAACTTAGCTCACCAGCTGGAGGTTTTCTCCAACTGGTCTCCAACAGAGGCTTTTTTGCAGTCATGGATAATTCTAGAGGCAAAACACCAGATTTGGTTTGGAGACTAGTTGATAGAATCATGCACCATTTGATTACGATTGAACCAGATAGACCAAGCTGTCGTGAAGATGATTTCCAAGTCTCTAGAAGTTCCATCTGATAGGAAGCTCATTGCTGTGTTAGTGAAGTCGCGGGGGTTAGCAGTGACTGCAACTGGGCATTCCTTCCATCTAAGGAGTGAGTGTGTGATTGTTTCAGCCTCTTGCCCACACAAACTTAATACCTCTTTTGCTCAAATTTACCATTGTTGGAAGAGCATTGTTGTAGGTTCTCCAAGCAAATATACGGATTTTGGGGGAAATTTTTAGGTGCCACATTTCCCTCCACAATGGTGACCTAGGGTGGGTGCCAGATGAGCTTTCTCCCTCACTATGTGATTCCACCACACTATATAGTAAGCGCTTTTGAGTTATGACAATGAATTCTCCTTTTATGCTACCTACCCACATAAGTTTTGTCTTCCGGTAGGTCCTACTAGCTTAGGGGAATGTTAAGAATTGTTTCCGCTTCAAAGGGGAGGGGCAACTAAAAAGTTAATCATATAAGATTATCATAATCACTGAAGGAAATTTGATAACATATAATATTACTCTTTGAGCAATGTCCTTTACTTGCAAACTGACAATCATTAACACAAGGATGCGTTCACTAAGCAAAGTTTTTCTATGGAAACATGTTTTGCAAACATATATCAATCTGTGATTAGATTACATCATTTATGCATAGGGACTACCACTAATACTTGTAAAAAATAATCTAGCCACCATTTGACATGGGTACTAATTATGACAAGGTGTGCAAAAGAGTGTCTCTGGACTTGGTTCGCTAAAGTCTTCTCTTCCTCTGTTTCTTCCAATTGCATGACAACTGGCTACTCCATCAAAGAGATGAGCACAGGGGAATGACATAGACATATAGAAGATTGGGGCAAGTTTTGGGCAGGTAtgaataataagaataaaaaccTATTTTAGTTCAACCCATACACGTACTGATTCGTACTCGATTGGatcatataaaattataaatgataGAACCTGACCGACCAAGCCGCCTGTttgttcctttttattttaaccCGTTTGTTAGGTCTACACATTAGAGGAAAATGGAAAATGTATCCACGAGAGAAGAGGTCCTATAGGAGCTTTTAgccacatttataaaaaaaaacaagctgCCAAGGTTTTCTTTATGCATTAATCAATAATTGATCAGAATCTGTCTTCTCATTTTATTATACACAAAATAAAGAGAaccattcattttcaaaaaaaataaaataaaataaagataaccGTCCGTGAAAGACCAGCCACTTGGGTTGTCTTAATCAGCAAAATAATACATCATACAACCACCACCGTCACTGTCACCACAATTTTAATTTCCACACAGGATATGCCTCCAACCCAAAATGAAATTTCACCTTCCAACCCTTATTACACGCCGATCATATGAAAAcgaaattataatattaatgtgaaaatgaaatatattttaactataATTCACAAACCAATGGCTGCACAAACGGGCAAAAATACACAACCAGTGATGAAAAGAGTAAATCATCCAAGGTTTTTTATgcatacagttttttttttttttttttggggtggtaAATTGCATAAAGTGACCGTaattcaaagagaaaataattaaaaaatgatatgtaATTACAGTATTtataacaaaaggaaaaaaaaaacattgaactTTCTCTTTTGTGGATTTCAAAGGAAATCCTGCAATGTAAAGCACTCTCTCCACTTGTCTATTCATCCATGGTTTTGGACACAAACTTTTCCTACAACtgcaatataaacaaaaattgtttaGCCAAACTAAAGTGACCCATTTGAATCAGGAAAAAGGGagattgaaaaaagaaatgtatTTACCATTTATCAATTGTTTACAGTTCTTTTTAATTCTTAGTTTTATTGAGAGAATGTATTTTTCATTGACAAGTAGAGAAATGAGATTCCTGTCCAACAGCTCCAAGCATTCTACACGCTACTTCTAGCAACTTCCCTGTCATATGCAattggataaaaataaaatgttaagtCAACTCAATATAAAGCCATCTCACatacatatattaaatttgAGAAGTGAAAATTAACAGGTATTAGTTGAATTACTCAATTTTAAATGTTGCCAAAGCTAAATGCccaaatataaaaacttaaggTCAGCTGTATAACATAAATGAACAAAGACAACAAATCATGCCAGCCGAGTAGGAAAGGGAAAGTGTAGGAAACaattaagaaataatgaagTTGTGGAAATTAATCATAGACAGGCTATTGTTGGCATTGAAGATGTGAAATGGAATGTGGTTCACAGCTTGTCCACCCTGGATTTTCTGCTATTTTAATGCTTTGTTTTTATACACATGGATTCCTTAGCAAAAGCCCATAACTCCCCTTGAATAATTGATCTAATTAGTTGAAGAACCTCCCTTGGGTCCACCACACCTTTTTTTcaatgattaattatttatttgaaaacaaaagtAGAGACAACTACAGAAAGTATAATCTAAGTCCAAGTTGTGAGATCATACTGATCATTACTTCACACCTTACTTCACACCGACAAATTCCTCCCAAATAGTTATAATATCACACACTTTGCCACAAGGCCTACAATTGTTCTACGTGACCGACTGTAAATAGTATTGAAAAAATTGTGGGTCCATGCAATAATAACACAATAGTCAATTATAGTCTACTATATAAGACAGTTGTGATAAAGCACGTAAAAGTGTGGTAATAAAATTATGATTCATGCTAACAAGTGTTTTAGAGCATTaattaataatccattttaagaaagttttgacatcaattttatggaaaatgaaaaaagcagtcaaaacattaattacttttttttttcttttttcataaaagctttctttaaatggattattattgaaaaaagctttctttaaatggattattaaccaatactaAGGACATTCGTCAGCATTTCCCAAGAATTATTCATTCCTCTCCGTCTCCAAAGCTCTACTTCCAAGCTAAAAACCACCACTTTCACAATCTCCTTTCTAGAAAAGAACCCACATTTCCATCACTTCTAGCAATACTCCACTAATATAAGTCCATTTATAATCTCTCTTTCCTATCTATTCCTCTCTGTGTGCTTCCAGCACAAAGGTTCCCCCAATATTAAAACAGTGGCCAAAATTAAAAGCACTAGATCAACAATATGATAGCAAAAATTAGAAGCATTAGTCAATAATCACATCATGTAATGATTTCTCCACTATGGCACTACATAAAGCGGCCTACATTAAATGGTGTGATTAAAAGTGGCTCATCCCCTTCCACACGCTAATTTACAGTCCACAATAATTAACCCGTATTAATAATTCTATCtacccaccaccacaaccatcTTCAATTACCAAACACAATCCGTGGGCTCTAATTAATTCTAGTAAAGTCTGTCCTTGCCAAATAAGAAATCGGGTTCGAAACATTGGATTCCATGTATGataaaaaccaattggtgtatAACTCTAATGGTGAAAGTGTAAACATCAGGAAATAGACGTCATAGCTTAAAATCCTACTGTATCTATTGAAAAAAATGATCAGTACAGCCCATCTGGGTATCGGAACACCTTCAACATTCTCACCCCTAACCCAAAACTCCAAAATTGGTCAGAACACCAAGCATAGAAATAACCTATCTCTCACAAATACTTAAACCCATTCACCCAAAATTTCAGTCAAATtttccaccaccaccaaaattGAGATTTTACTTCACCTAGCATTACATTAGAATGAACATAACAAACTGCATGAAGCAATTGACAATAATGATAATAACAGAAATgcaaaaatccaataaaaaagtgaaagCACATAACAATAgcaataagaaaaacattacCTCTCCTGGGCTTGGAGACAACCTTAACAAGTGGACCTGTTTTCTTCTCAATCTTGGTCTCCTCCTCCGGTGGGAGCAAAACCCCATCAATCCCTTGCACCGAAATTCGACCATCGGTGTAAATATCCGGATCAAACAGGTAAGCAGACCCATCTCCTTGCCCGAATTTCACAGACCCATCAGCCTCTTGAGCCACAACCTTATGTGGTAACCGCAGAGTATCATACCCGACCTTCCCGAAACTCCTCACTGCATTGTACATATTCTCCTCAGTCTGATACTACGGTATGATATGGTAATATATAATCAGCTCCGATGCACCAAGCTCACTCAACTGGTCCGTAGTTAACTTAGCCATGGCTTTGTCATTGGGTTCCAAAACCGTCGATACATACCCTTCTGAAACCAACCGACCCATCTCGGTTGCTAAAGAGGTTAAATTGACTAGAATATCTGCCATTTCATTGTAGCCACTGTAATGTAAGAGTGTGTGGATAAAGTCCTTAACTTGCTTCATACCATTGAAGTGGCCATGGGGTCCACCAGGGCCTGGCGCCGGGGCCGGAGCTAGAGAAGGCCCCGGGGCCAGCGCGTCGTAAATGGGCAGCACCGGTGGGGCACCAGCCGGGACCGGAGCTGCCGGTTTCTTCAACCGGTGAGTTCTGGGGTCCACCTCCGGTGCTCCTTCGGGCAAAACAGCGGAGATGGACCGCAGGTTTCTTCTCCGGTTGAAGTCTTCTTGCACGGATCGAGGAATCAAGAGGCGTTCGATCCCGTGGATAAGCCCGTCGGGTCGAACCACGTCGTCGGGGCGAACAATCTCGGCCGAGTCTATGAGTCGGTTGCCCTGACCCTGAGTCTTCAAATGCACGTGGTGGTTGGAGAGAGTTGGGTGGCGAAAGGAGGGTGAGGAGTCGGCGGGCCAGTCCTTGGAGACGATTCGCTTTGGGACAATGTGGAACATGAGAAGGGTTTGGAGGGACTTGAGGTTACCTGGCTCGAGTAAAAAGCGTTTGAACTCTGGGTCGAGCTCTCGTTCCAGAGCTTCATTTCTGGGAGCGAAGATGGTGATGTTGTGTTTCCCGACAGCTTCCTCAAGAGTCTGTAGTAAAAGGGCTTTTTCAACGAGTTCAGCGAGCTCGGTGTAATGGGAATCCAAGAGAGCTACAAGGACAGAGTTTGAGTTTATTTGGGTAGTAGAAGAAGATTTAGAAACTGGGTTTTGAGGCAATGCGGCATAGGAAAcagaaagtgaaagaaaaagaagagtcaAGAAGAGTTTAGAAGAGACACCATAGACATGAGACTCCATGGCGCTCatcagagaagaagaagaagttgtgAGTGAAATTTGTTGGTTGTGCTGTGAAATGGGGATTTGGTGGCAGAGAATTAGAAGAGATTGAGATAGAGAGGGTTTTGCttggaagaagagaaaagaggagaaagagagagagagagagagagagggacagGACAGCGCACACACAGAATGGAGAGAGTGAGGAGTGAGAAAGAGAAgtgaagagagaagaagaagagtttggGAAGTAAAGTAGAGTTAAGACTTAAAAAGTAGGAGAAGACTTGTTGGGCTGTGAATGAGTTCAGACAGCCTGGAATGTAGGGACCACACGGCTAACTTGGTATCATCATTCATCAGTTGATGAGTCTGCGCTGCGCGGCttcaaatttctctctctctctctctctctctctctcctaagcCAAGCCAAAGTTTGTGTACTGAtcagttttgacttttgagttttgaccctTCATCTTTCTGCCAAACAAATCTAATAAAGAAGTAACTAGTAAGTACTACTgattaccacaaaaaaaaaaaaaaaaaactagtaagtACTACTTACTACAACTTTTTGCCAAGTATGAGTGAGAAGTTAAGTAAGGTCCTTTGTCAAGTTGTATCTCTATGAATGGATGGAATAATAAAGAactaatttcattatttattatatttcttaatttggtttttacttttttgtatgTA
This genomic stretch from Castanea sativa cultivar Marrone di Chiusa Pesio chromosome 9, ASM4071231v1 harbors:
- the LOC142610377 gene encoding fasciclin-like arabinogalactan protein 17; translation: MSAMESHVYGVSSKLFLTLLFLSLSVSYAALPQNPVSKSSSTTQINSNSVLVALLDSHYTELAELVEKALLLQTLEEAVGKHNITIFAPRNEALERELDPEFKRFLLEPGNLKSLQTLLMFHIVPKRIVSKDWPADSSPSFRHPTLSNHHVHLKTQGQGNRLIDSAEIVRPDDVVRPDGLIHGIERLLIPRSVQEDFNRRRNLRSISAVLPEGAPEVDPRTHRLKKPAAPVPAGAPPVLPIYDALAPGPSLAPAPAPGPGGPHGHFNGMKQVKDFIHTLLHYSGYNEMADILVNLTSLATEMGRLVSEGYVSTVLEPNDKAMAKLTTDQLSELGASELIIYYHIIP